In one Betta splendens chromosome 14, fBetSpl5.4, whole genome shotgun sequence genomic region, the following are encoded:
- the LOC114869883 gene encoding potassium voltage-gated channel subfamily H member 4-like, whose product MKGQTGQRRNKPAFFPWKTPAEPLMPAGRAAEGKRSGFIVYHNSLAKTLWDVLILLATVYVGVCVPYNISFSTHHTLVSDIVVEVLFIIDIILNFCTSYEGKSGQVVYEARAVARKYIRTWFFVDLLAAVPYDFFYFFHISMTDFIHLVKIVRLLRLLRFFRKSYLHNSAIVLVILMSGFALLAHWIACVWVVIGLSELQSEESWSICWLQQLGKHLDTPYVNSTTGGPSQYSMYITALYFSLSSLTSVGFGNVSANTDAEKLFSICTMFIGALVFSTIFGSVTAILMRTFSHPSSNTAHVIKQESRRVQPSPSERTATCQQGTDDRPWDRKPASRGNERPKRSQAGGNLNKSWC is encoded by the exons ATGAAAGGACAAACCGGCCAAAGACGCAACAAACCAGCATTTTTCCCTTGG AAAACACCTGCTGAGCCTTTGATGCCGGCAGGAAGAGCGGCTGAAGGGAAGAGGTCAGGCTTCATTGTGTATCACAACAGTTTGGCCAAAACCCTGTGGGACGTGCTGATCCTACTGGCCACCGTCTacgtgggcgtgtgtgtgccGTACAACATCAGCTTCAGCACACACCACACCCTCGTCAGTGACATCGTTGTAGAAGTGCTCTTTATCATAG ATATCATCTTAAATTTTTGTACTTCTTACGAGGGGAAGTCCGGGCAAGTGGTTTATGAGGCGCGCGCAGTCGCCAGAAAATACATCAGAACCTGGTTCTTTGTGGACCTGCTGGCTGCCGTGCCCTATGACTTCTTCTATTTCTTTCATATCTCAATG ACCGATTTCATCCACCTGGTGAAAATAGTCCGGCTGCTGCGCCTCCTGCGGTTCTTTCGGAAGAGTTATTTACACAATTCCGCCATAGTTCTCGTCATACTCATGTCTGGGTTCGCCCTGTTGGCTCACTGGATAGCCTGCGTCTGGGTGGTGATTGGGCTCAGTGAACTGCAGTCGGAGGAGAGCTGGAGCATCT GTTGGCTTCAACAGCTGGGAAAACATCTGGACACACCTTATGTCAACAGCACAACAGGTGGCCCATCCCAATACAGCATGTACATCACTGCGCTGTACTTTAGCCTCAGCAGCCTGACCAGCGTGGGCTTTGGAAATGTCTCTGCCAACACCGACGCCGAGAAGCTCTTCTCCATCTGCACCATGTTTATTGGCG CCTTGGTGTTCAGCACGATCTTTGGCAGCGTCACAGCCATCCTAATGCGTACATTTTCGCATCCTTCATCCAACACTGCACATGTGATCAAGCAGGAGTCCAGGCGTGTCCAGCCTTCGCCCTCTGAACGTACGGCGACGTGCCAGCAGGGGACAGACGATCGACCGTGGGACAGAAAACCAG cTTCCAGAGGTAATGAAAGACCAAAAAGGAGTCAAGCCGGAGGTAATCTGAACAAAAGCTGGTGTTGA